The genomic stretch TCGCTTCGAGGGACTCGTCTGGGGCCACGTGCGGCGCGACGGGTGGACGGCGACGGATGAAGTGTGCCGGCTGCTGGTGGGCGGCAAGTTCCTGCCCCAGCTCCACCTGGTGCTGCTGGATGGGCTCGCCTTCGGTGGCTTCAACCTGGTGGATCTGCCCCGCCTGGCGCACACGCTCGGCAAGCCGTGTGTGGCGGTGATGCGGCGGCCGCCGGACCTGGACGCCGTGGAGCGGGCGTTACAACACCTGTCACGCCCCAAGGCGCGCCTGGAATTGCTGCGGCGCGCGGGCCCCATCCATCAGCGCGGCGGCTTCACCTTCCAGGTCCAGGGCGCGGAGCCCGAGTGGGTGGAGGAAGCACTCCAGCGCCTCACGGACACGGGCCGCGTGCCGGAGGCGCTGCGGCTGGCCCACCTCATCGGCTCGGCGGTGATGACGGGCGAGAGCACCAAGCGCGCCTGAGCGTCCCCGGCGACACGGGGACGCGCGGGGCTCACCGGGGCGAGGCGGTGGTGTCGTCCGGCTCGAGCGAGGCGGCGATGCGGCCCGCGGCGGCCGCCAGCTCCACGCGGCGCACCTCCAACTGGGAGCGGGCCTGGGCCGCGCTGCTGGCGGCGAGGAAGCGGCGATTGTCCGCGTCCGACATCTCCAGGCTGGTGGCCACTCCGGCCCTGTAGCCGGCGGCCACCTGCTGCTGCACCCGGGCGGCGAGCTGCGCCTGGGACTCGGCCTGGGTCAGCGCCACCCGCGCGGCCTCCAGGTTGGCCTGGGCCGCCACCCAGTTGGCGTGAGCACGGGCCCGCGCCGAGTCGTACTGCGCCCGGGCCTGGGCCAGACGCGCCTCGTCCTCGTGCAGGGCCGCGTAGCGCTGGCCCCGGTCGTACAGCGGCAGGCTGGCCGCGACGGACAGCTCGTAGGAGGTGTTCTGCCCGGTGAAGCCCGTGTTGGAGTTGTAGAGGCCCCGGCCCTGGGCGACGACGCTCG from Cystobacter ferrugineus encodes the following:
- a CDS encoding DUF99 family protein, which translates into the protein MSMRLPPLPRAVGFDDAPFARRAGVRVGLAGVVCAGTRFEGLVWGHVRRDGWTATDEVCRLLVGGKFLPQLHLVLLDGLAFGGFNLVDLPRLAHTLGKPCVAVMRRPPDLDAVERALQHLSRPKARLELLRRAGPIHQRGGFTFQVQGAEPEWVEEALQRLTDTGRVPEALRLAHLIGSAVMTGESTKRA